One window of Rhodothermales bacterium genomic DNA carries:
- the pfkA gene encoding 6-phosphofructokinase: MSDITRLGVFTSGGDAPGMNACVRAVVRTALSYDLEVVGIRRGYQGMIEDDMVEMDGKSVSNIVQKGGTILKSARSQAFRTAEGRAKAAENLKKAGVEGLIAIGGDGSLQGASVFYDEHGFPLVGCPGTIDNDLFGTDETIGYDTALNTALENIDKIRDTADAHDRLFLVEVMGRDAGFIALNCGIGGGAELVLIPEMLSDLDEVKRQIRSQMSSSSRSSIVVVAEGDELGGANSIAQALRADAGFDHIDLKVCILGHTQRGGSPTARDRVLASRLGAAAVDSLMEGHYNVMVGVINGDIRLTPSKNVWGRSKAINYELLKLTEQLR, translated from the coding sequence ATGAGCGATATCACCCGTCTTGGAGTCTTTACTTCCGGTGGCGATGCACCCGGGATGAATGCCTGCGTGCGAGCGGTCGTGCGCACCGCGCTGTCGTATGACCTGGAAGTCGTCGGCATCCGGCGCGGCTACCAGGGCATGATAGAGGACGACATGGTGGAGATGGACGGGAAGTCGGTCTCCAACATCGTGCAGAAAGGTGGCACCATCCTGAAGAGCGCCCGGTCCCAGGCGTTTCGCACGGCAGAGGGGCGAGCAAAGGCCGCCGAGAACCTGAAGAAGGCCGGGGTGGAGGGTCTGATCGCCATCGGAGGCGACGGGAGTCTGCAGGGGGCGTCCGTATTCTATGACGAACACGGGTTCCCGCTGGTCGGCTGTCCGGGTACGATCGACAATGACCTGTTCGGCACCGACGAGACCATCGGCTATGACACGGCGCTGAATACCGCCCTGGAGAACATCGACAAGATCCGTGATACGGCCGACGCACATGACCGTCTCTTCCTGGTCGAGGTCATGGGCAGGGACGCCGGCTTTATTGCGCTGAATTGCGGGATTGGAGGCGGAGCCGAGTTGGTACTGATCCCGGAGATGCTGTCCGATCTCGATGAGGTCAAGCGCCAGATCCGGTCCCAGATGAGCAGCTCCAGCCGCTCCTCAATCGTGGTCGTGGCGGAAGGCGATGAGCTCGGCGGTGCAAACAGCATTGCGCAGGCATTGCGGGCAGATGCGGGCTTCGACCACATCGACCTCAAGGTCTGCATTCTGGGACATACCCAGCGGGGTGGCTCACCGACGGCCCGGGATCGGGTCCTGGCAAGCCGCCTGGGTGCCGCTGCCGTCGACTCGCTGATGGAAGGTCACTACAACGTGATGGTGGGCGTAATCAACGGGGACATCCGGTTGACGCCTTCCAAGAACGTCTGGGGCCGCAGCAAGGCCATCAATTACGAATTGCTCAAGCTGACCGAGCAGCTGCGTTGA
- a CDS encoding leucyl/phenylalanyl-tRNA--protein transferase, which produces MTVLTPELMVRAYASGYFPMADSEEDGAVYWYRPKLRTVIPIVGLHVPRRLQRTLRSGRFESRFNAEFEAVVRACADREEGTWLSEEIIQVFLELHGLGRAYCMSVYREGRLVGGIYGMMLGRAFFAESMFHRHRDASKVALVELVNWLRERSFLLLDAQFMTDHLRQFGAYEVEDTQYEELLNRALRLGADADPLVAQLLG; this is translated from the coding sequence GTGACGGTGTTGACCCCCGAACTGATGGTGCGGGCGTATGCCTCGGGATACTTCCCGATGGCGGACTCCGAGGAGGATGGTGCCGTCTATTGGTACCGGCCGAAGCTCCGCACGGTCATTCCCATTGTCGGGCTCCACGTGCCGCGGCGCCTACAGCGCACGCTCCGGTCGGGCCGCTTCGAGTCACGCTTCAATGCCGAGTTCGAAGCCGTGGTCCGCGCTTGTGCGGACCGGGAGGAGGGCACCTGGCTCTCTGAGGAGATCATTCAGGTTTTCCTGGAACTGCACGGCCTGGGCCGGGCCTACTGCATGTCGGTCTACCGGGAGGGTCGACTGGTCGGTGGCATCTACGGGATGATGCTCGGGAGGGCATTCTTCGCTGAGTCCATGTTTCATCGGCATCGCGATGCGTCGAAGGTGGCCCTCGTCGAGCTGGTCAACTGGCTGCGTGAGCGTTCATTTCTGCTCCTGGATGCGCAGTTTATGACGGACCACCTCCGCCAGTTCGGTGCCTATGAAGTCGAGGACACGCAGTACGAGGAGTTGCTGAACCGCGCGCTTCGTTTGGGGGCCGACGCGGATCCGCTTGTGGCGCAACTGCTCGGCTAG
- a CDS encoding acetyl-CoA carboxylase biotin carboxyl carrier protein subunit yields the protein MALETYHIDVEGDTHTLDADGKRVVRDNVPLPLTVTPVGPDRFAVLLDGSSVVVTIEERLPDGLIVRTPAGRREIRWKDRRALLLESMGFENSQGAAEREVRAPMPGLVLKVLVEPGTEVSAGDGLVVLEAMKMENELRAASAGTVESVSVVPGDAVGKDALLIRLAS from the coding sequence GTGGCCCTGGAAACCTACCATATCGACGTCGAAGGCGACACCCACACGCTCGACGCAGACGGCAAACGCGTCGTGAGGGACAACGTGCCCCTCCCGCTGACCGTGACGCCCGTGGGACCGGACCGCTTCGCAGTGCTGCTGGACGGATCCTCTGTCGTGGTAACGATTGAGGAACGGCTTCCCGACGGCCTCATCGTACGCACTCCCGCCGGGAGACGAGAGATCCGCTGGAAGGACCGTCGCGCCCTGCTTCTGGAGTCGATGGGCTTTGAGAATTCGCAGGGTGCCGCCGAGCGCGAGGTCCGGGCTCCCATGCCCGGCCTGGTACTCAAGGTGCTGGTTGAACCTGGAACAGAGGTGTCTGCCGGAGACGGCCTGGTGGTTCTTGAGGCCATGAAAATGGAAAATGAGCTTCGCGCTGCTTCGGCGGGCACCGTTGAGTCCGTCTCCGTGGTGCCCGGAGATGCCGTCGGCAAGGACGCGTTGCTGATCAGACTGGCCTCCTGA